In one Diabrotica virgifera virgifera chromosome 5, PGI_DIABVI_V3a genomic region, the following are encoded:
- the LOC126884595 gene encoding cytosolic non-specific dipeptidase, whose product MALPGPLDKLFKYLDENKAKYIENLRQVVAIQSVSAWPEKRGEITKQMKWALERLQALGASAELRDLGTQTLPNGQTIPLPPVLFGSLGNDPKKKTVLIYGHLDVQPAHKSDGWDSEPFELTERDGKLYGRGASDDKGPVLSWLHAIEGFQAIGEEVPVNLKMVFEGMEESGSEGLDELLHAEKNKFLAGTDYVCISDNYWLGTTKPCITYGLRGISYFFLEVECADKDLHSGVYGGTVHEAMSDLMYLMNQLVDKDGKILIDGIYDDVAPVTDNEHGIYKAIEFDVDEYRQNVGTSKLLHNEVKEKILMHRWRFPSLSLHGIEGAFSEPGSKTVIPRKVIGKFSIRIVPNQTLKQTETLVIDYINKLWAARGSPNKMSIRMRDGGNAWTEDPSHPHYGAASKATKYVYNVDPDFTREGGSIPVTLTFQEVTGKNILLLPVGAGDDGAHSQNEKIDVRNYVNGPKLLGAYLYEVAQL is encoded by the exons atatctCGATGAAAACAAAGCAAAATATATAGAAAACTTAAGACAAGTCGTTGCTATCCAGTCAGTATCAGCATGGCCAGAAAAAAGAGGTGAAATAACCAAGCAAATGAAATGGGCGCTGGAACGTTTACAAGCTTTGGGAGCGTCAGCAGAATTAAGAGATCTTGGAACCCAAACTCTACCTAACGGACAAACTATACCTTTACCTCCTGTCTTATTCGGTTCATTGGGCAACGATCCAAAAAAGAAGACTGTTTTAATTTATGGGCATTTAGATGTTCAACCAGCTCACAAGAGCGATGGTTGGGACTCAGAACCTTTTGAGTTGACAGAAAGAGATGGGAAACTGTACGGAAGAGGGGCTTCAGATGATAAAGGACCCGTTTTGTCTTGGTTGCATGCTATTGAAGGATTCCAG GCAATTGGCGAAGAAGTACCCGTCAACTTAAAAATGGTATTCGAAGGAATGGAAGAAAGCGGAAGTGAAGGTTTGGACGAGTTGTTACATGCCGAGAAAAATAAATTTCTGGCTGGAACGGATTATGTATGTATTTCAGACAATTACTGGCTGGGAACCACCAAACCTTGCATTACCTATGGTCTCCGAGGAATCTCTTATTTCTTCTTAGAGGTTGAATGTGCTGATAAAGATTTGCATAGTGGAGTTTACGGCGGTACAGT cCATGAGGCGATGTCAGACCTAATGTACCTAATGAATCAACTTGTTGATAAAGACGGAAAAATCTTAATCGACGGTATATACGACGATGTAGCTCCAGTAACCGATAACGAACATGGCATTTATAAAGCAATCGAATTCGACGTCGACGAATACCGCCAAAACGTCGGTACTTCCAAACTTCTCCATAAtgaagtcaaagaaaaaattcTAATGCACCGTTGGAGATTCCCCAGTCTCTCACTGCACGGAATAGAAGGAGCATTTAGCGAACCCGGATCTAAGACTGTAATACCTAGGAAAGTAATCGGGAAGTTTTCTATAAGGATTGTACCTAACCAAACGCTGAAACAGACTGAGACACTTGTAATAGATTACATTAATAAACTTTGGGCAGCTAGAGGCAGTCCTAACAAAATGTCG aTACGTATGAGAGACGGTGGTAATGCTTGGACCGAGGATCCTAGCCACCCTCACTATGGTGCTGCAAGTAAAGCCACGAAATACGTGTACAATGTCGACCCCGATTTTACACGCGAAGGAGGATCTATTCCAGTAACGTTAACATTCCAAGAAGTCACAGGAAAAAATATCTTGCTGTTGCCCGTCGGTGCCGGTGATGATGGAGCACATTCTCAGAATGAAAAAATCGACGTCAGAAATTACGTCAATGGG